In Streptomyces sp. NBC_01707, a genomic segment contains:
- a CDS encoding phosphocholine-specific phospholipase C produces MPSPTSRRDFLRRSATTLGAATAASVLPGSISRALAVDAAVRTGTVKDVEHVVILMQENRGFNHYFGTMRGVRGFGDRFPIPLESGKPVWYQSDGAREIPPYHLDPERSSALLIPSTPHSFADAQAAWNQGKLGQWPKYKTEYSMGYYRRDDIPFQFALAEAFTICDSYHCSITTGTDPNRITFWSGSNFNPELGRQGVNSGPDQSEPNNLRCWITGKWVPDAWPQTYKYASNAFAWDTIPDVLERAGISWHIYQDMNDNWTGAMNGCLAFESFRNAQPGTPVYEHGMTGGPDFLDRLRQDVLDGTLPQVSWVLTTASNSEHPGAGSSPTHGGNFTADVLDALTANPEVWSKTVFLLTFDENDGLFDHVPAPAVPSYNLDGSLAGKSTVPVDGEYFDASGEPSSWLKADDTVTGTTRPWGMGPRVPLYVVSPWSRGGWVDSEVFDHTSVGMFLEQRFGVQIDAISPWHRAVSGDLTSAFDFKHPNRQRFPELPDQSDWATSDAHQRTLPSPKAPTAPEPLFQERGTRYSRALPYELHTDASTDHGAGTVTLRFLNSGHKGAVFHAYDRLHLDRIPRRYTVEAGKRLADVWDASATDSGAYDLEVHGPGGFFRSFTGSTASKADPELRVRYDRHGKSVILTVHNPGPKAVTLHVEPHAYRFTEPRTIHVPSHKEVERRWSLNPSGHWYDFTVTVDGSSLERRFAGRVETGKDGISDPAMAAHIQQAEGVVAAN; encoded by the coding sequence ATGCCCTCACCAACCAGTAGACGCGACTTTCTCCGCCGGTCGGCCACGACTCTGGGGGCGGCGACCGCCGCGTCCGTGCTCCCCGGATCCATCAGCCGGGCCCTCGCCGTCGACGCGGCCGTCCGCACGGGAACCGTCAAGGACGTCGAGCACGTCGTGATCCTGATGCAGGAGAACCGCGGCTTCAACCACTACTTCGGCACGATGCGTGGTGTGCGCGGCTTCGGTGACCGGTTCCCGATCCCGCTCGAGAGCGGCAAGCCGGTCTGGTACCAGTCCGATGGCGCGCGGGAGATCCCGCCGTACCACCTCGACCCCGAGCGCTCCAGCGCCCTGCTCATCCCCTCGACGCCGCACTCCTTCGCCGACGCCCAGGCCGCGTGGAACCAGGGCAAGCTCGGCCAGTGGCCGAAGTACAAGACCGAGTACTCCATGGGTTACTACCGGCGCGACGACATCCCCTTCCAGTTCGCCCTCGCCGAGGCGTTCACCATTTGCGACTCCTACCACTGCTCCATCACCACCGGAACCGACCCCAACCGCATCACCTTCTGGTCGGGTTCCAACTTCAACCCCGAACTCGGCCGCCAGGGCGTCAACTCCGGCCCCGACCAGTCCGAGCCCAACAACCTCCGGTGCTGGATCACCGGCAAGTGGGTGCCGGACGCGTGGCCGCAGACCTACAAGTACGCGAGCAACGCGTTCGCCTGGGACACCATCCCGGATGTGCTGGAGCGCGCCGGCATCAGCTGGCACATCTACCAGGACATGAACGACAACTGGACCGGCGCGATGAACGGCTGCCTGGCGTTCGAGAGCTTCCGCAACGCCCAGCCGGGCACGCCGGTGTACGAGCACGGCATGACCGGTGGCCCCGACTTCCTGGACCGGCTCCGCCAGGACGTGCTCGACGGCACCCTGCCGCAGGTCTCCTGGGTGCTGACGACAGCCTCCAACTCCGAGCACCCCGGGGCGGGTTCCAGTCCGACGCACGGCGGCAACTTCACCGCAGACGTGCTCGACGCGCTGACCGCCAACCCGGAGGTGTGGAGCAAGACCGTCTTCCTGCTCACCTTCGACGAGAACGACGGCCTCTTCGACCACGTCCCCGCACCGGCAGTCCCGTCGTACAACCTCGACGGCAGCCTCGCCGGCAAGTCGACGGTCCCGGTGGACGGCGAGTACTTCGACGCTTCCGGCGAGCCGTCGTCGTGGCTCAAGGCCGACGACACGGTCACCGGGACGACCCGCCCGTGGGGCATGGGCCCGCGCGTGCCGCTCTACGTCGTCTCCCCGTGGAGCCGGGGCGGCTGGGTCGACTCCGAGGTGTTCGATCACACCTCCGTCGGCATGTTCCTCGAGCAGCGCTTCGGCGTCCAGATCGACGCCATCAGCCCGTGGCACCGCGCCGTCTCCGGTGACCTCACCTCCGCGTTCGACTTCAAGCACCCGAACAGGCAGCGGTTCCCGGAACTCCCCGACCAGAGCGACTGGGCCACCTCCGACGCCCACCAGCGAACCCTGCCGTCGCCGAAGGCGCCGACGGCACCGGAACCGCTGTTCCAGGAGCGCGGGACGCGCTACTCCCGCGCGCTGCCGTACGAACTCCACACCGACGCCTCCACCGACCACGGCGCGGGCACGGTCACCCTCCGGTTCCTCAACTCCGGTCACAAGGGTGCCGTCTTCCACGCGTACGACAGGCTCCATCTCGACCGGATCCCGCGGCGCTACACCGTCGAGGCCGGGAAGCGGCTCGCCGACGTGTGGGACGCCTCGGCGACGGACTCGGGCGCGTACGACCTCGAGGTCCACGGTCCGGGCGGCTTCTTCCGTTCCTTCACCGGGAGTACGGCTTCGAAGGCCGACCCGGAGCTCCGGGTCCGGTACGACCGCCACGGCAAGTCCGTCATCCTCACCGTGCACAATCCCGGGCCGAAGGCGGTCACCCTGCACGTCGAGCCCCACGCCTACCGCTTCACCGAGCCCCGGACGATCCATGTGCCGTCCCACAAGGAAGTCGAGCGGCGCTGGTCGCTGAACCCGAGCGGTCACTGGTACGACTTCACCGTCACCGTGGACGGCTCGTCGCTCGAGCGCCGCTTCGCCGGCCGCGTGGAAACCGGCAAGGACGGCATCAGCGACCCGGCCATGGCAGCCCACATCCAGCAGGCGGAGGGTGTCGTAGCCGCCAACTGA
- a CDS encoding SpoIIE family protein phosphatase codes for MSEAEEGVADAGRPEAPSSQPSGLVDLLGLAALLLDGDGRIVLWSPQAEKVFGYAADEVLGRYAMQVLVHEQHRELMIKLFAHVMESGESWAGAFPIRHKDGGARLVEFRNTRLLDDRGDFYALGIATDESTLREVERDVALSTRLISQSPMGLAILDTDLRYVSVNPALERIHGIPADDHLGRDYRDIMTAAKFEVVEAAMWQVLETGIPMVERSTIVGRSPADPEHEHAWSISLYRLEDPQGRVLGVAELVVDVTDRHQAAMEAAKARGRLALIADSSVRIGTTLEVGKTARELAEVAVPELADVVAVDLLDSVLEDCHVAVRDGPALFRALAVKAAYPTEAAEAADPPGHLAAYGPGRVATECVRTGRPILITRADDDDLARIARDDRAAALLARAGVHSYVAVPLTARGQILGFLGLTRARNPLPFDEDDLALAGELASRTAMCIDNACSHQRVRNAAETLQRSLLPEHPPRLPGLEVASRYRPAQAAFEVGGDWYDVLPLEGDRTALVVGDVMGSGIGAAATMGRLRAATSAFADLDLDPAEVLQHLDKITSGLGHPIATCVYAVYDPHRVACHIATAGHLPPVLVRSGRHPELLDLPTGIPLGVGGVPFETTTFDLDPGDQLVLYTDGLVETRHDPIDKRLKALLRVLDAPERPLEKTCDRLLQELRRPDGPDDVALLIARTQPFGPTA; via the coding sequence GTGAGCGAGGCCGAAGAGGGCGTGGCCGACGCCGGTCGTCCGGAGGCGCCGTCGTCGCAGCCGAGCGGGTTGGTGGACCTGCTCGGTCTCGCCGCGCTGCTGCTGGACGGCGACGGGCGGATCGTCCTGTGGAGCCCGCAGGCCGAGAAGGTGTTCGGCTATGCCGCTGATGAGGTGCTCGGGCGGTACGCGATGCAGGTGCTCGTCCATGAACAGCACCGGGAACTGATGATCAAGCTGTTCGCCCACGTCATGGAGTCCGGTGAGAGCTGGGCCGGAGCCTTCCCCATCCGGCACAAGGACGGCGGCGCCCGTCTGGTGGAGTTCCGTAACACGAGGCTGCTGGACGACCGGGGCGACTTCTACGCCCTCGGGATCGCCACCGACGAGTCGACGTTGCGTGAGGTGGAGCGGGACGTCGCATTGTCCACCCGGCTGATCTCCCAGTCCCCCATGGGGCTGGCGATACTCGACACCGACCTGAGGTACGTGTCCGTCAACCCTGCCCTGGAGCGGATACACGGCATACCCGCGGACGACCACCTCGGCCGGGACTACCGCGACATCATGACCGCTGCGAAGTTCGAGGTGGTCGAGGCCGCGATGTGGCAGGTCCTGGAGACCGGGATCCCCATGGTCGAGCGGTCCACCATTGTCGGCCGCAGCCCCGCCGACCCGGAGCACGAGCATGCCTGGTCGATCTCGTTGTACCGGCTGGAGGACCCCCAGGGGCGGGTTCTCGGGGTGGCCGAACTGGTGGTGGATGTCACCGACCGGCATCAGGCGGCCATGGAGGCCGCCAAGGCCCGGGGGCGTCTGGCCCTGATAGCCGACAGCTCAGTGCGCATCGGCACCACCTTGGAGGTGGGAAAGACCGCCCGGGAGCTGGCCGAGGTCGCCGTTCCCGAGCTGGCCGACGTGGTCGCGGTCGACCTCCTGGACTCCGTCCTGGAGGACTGTCACGTAGCAGTGCGCGACGGCCCCGCGCTCTTTCGCGCCCTCGCGGTCAAAGCCGCATACCCGACCGAAGCCGCTGAGGCCGCCGACCCACCCGGCCACCTGGCCGCTTACGGTCCCGGCCGAGTGGCCACCGAATGCGTACGCACCGGCCGCCCGATCCTGATCACCCGGGCGGATGACGACGACCTGGCGCGCATCGCCCGCGACGACCGCGCCGCCGCCCTGCTGGCCCGCGCCGGCGTGCACTCCTACGTCGCGGTCCCGCTCACCGCTCGCGGCCAGATCCTCGGCTTCCTGGGTCTCACCCGTGCGCGCAACCCGCTGCCCTTCGACGAGGACGACCTCGCCCTCGCCGGTGAGCTGGCCTCTCGTACCGCCATGTGCATCGACAACGCCTGCTCGCACCAGAGGGTGCGCAACGCCGCCGAGACCTTGCAGCGCAGCCTCCTTCCGGAACACCCGCCCCGCCTGCCCGGCCTGGAGGTCGCCTCCCGGTACCGGCCCGCACAGGCCGCATTCGAGGTCGGCGGCGACTGGTACGACGTCCTGCCGCTCGAGGGCGACAGGACCGCGCTCGTTGTGGGCGACGTCATGGGCAGCGGCATCGGCGCCGCCGCCACCATGGGCCGTCTGCGTGCCGCCACCAGTGCCTTCGCCGACCTCGACCTCGACCCGGCCGAGGTTCTCCAGCACCTGGACAAGATCACCTCGGGACTGGGGCACCCCATCGCCACCTGCGTGTACGCCGTGTACGACCCACACCGCGTCGCGTGCCACATCGCCACCGCCGGCCACCTTCCCCCCGTCCTCGTGCGCAGCGGCAGGCATCCGGAACTGCTCGACCTGCCGACCGGCATCCCGTTGGGAGTGGGCGGTGTCCCCTTCGAGACCACCACCTTCGACCTCGACCCCGGCGACCAGCTGGTCCTGTACACGGACGGACTGGTCGAAACGCGCCACGACCCGATCGACAAACGCCTCAAGGCTCTCCTCCGCGTGCTGGACGCGCCCGAACGTCCTTTGGAGAAGACCTGCGACCGGCTCCTTCAGGAGCTACGGCGTCCCGACGGCCCCGATGACGTCGCCCTGCTCATCGCCCGGACGCAGCCCTTCGGGCCCACAGCGTGA
- a CDS encoding VOC family protein yields the protein MAAKPEGAPCWADAMFPDLEAAKSFYGELLGWTFGESSEEYGNYTQAYSGGRNVAALSPQMPGWEGPPAWSIYLASPDVDAAAAKIRDNGGELMMEPMSVGEFGRMLMAKDPSGVVFGVWQAGTHEGFEKQDEPGAFCWAEVTTREVEKADGFFPAVFGYRVRAMQDDAIDFKLYDLDDDTVLGRMKMTKDWPAEVPPYLNLYFAVDSCDDAIATVTKHGGQVHFGPHDSPFGRFAAVSDPQGAAFSVIDLKTTKGEMPTIT from the coding sequence ATGGCCGCAAAACCTGAAGGCGCGCCCTGTTGGGCCGACGCGATGTTTCCCGACCTGGAGGCCGCCAAGAGCTTCTACGGTGAACTGCTGGGCTGGACCTTCGGCGAGTCGTCGGAGGAGTACGGCAACTACACGCAGGCGTACTCGGGCGGCAGGAATGTCGCCGCCCTCTCCCCCCAGATGCCCGGCTGGGAAGGCCCGCCGGCCTGGAGCATCTATCTCGCCTCGCCGGACGTCGACGCCGCCGCCGCCAAGATCCGTGACAATGGCGGCGAGTTGATGATGGAGCCCATGTCCGTCGGTGAGTTCGGCAGGATGCTGATGGCCAAGGACCCGAGCGGCGTCGTGTTCGGCGTCTGGCAGGCGGGCACGCACGAGGGCTTCGAGAAGCAGGACGAGCCCGGCGCGTTCTGCTGGGCCGAGGTCACCACACGCGAGGTCGAGAAGGCCGACGGTTTCTTCCCCGCTGTCTTCGGTTACCGCGTGAGGGCCATGCAGGACGACGCCATCGACTTCAAGCTGTACGACCTCGATGACGACACCGTGCTCGGCCGGATGAAGATGACGAAGGACTGGCCGGCCGAGGTCCCTCCGTACCTCAACCTCTACTTCGCCGTCGACAGCTGCGACGACGCTATCGCCACCGTCACCAAGCACGGCGGCCAGGTGCACTTCGGCCCGCACGACAGCCCGTTCGGCCGATTCGCGGCCGTCTCCGACCCGCAGGGCGCGGCCTTTTCCGTGATCGATCTCAAGACGACGAAGGGTGAGATGCCCACGATCACCTGA
- a CDS encoding PP2C family protein-serine/threonine phosphatase — protein MGGGQPFAGWRPWQSSRALLVIPFALIVVITVVDILVPADVHLGPLLVIAPAITASFAGPRLTGAVGLLAVAAQVYIGWHFGAHFSRNVVVQIVALAVLSFLIVCFCVVRERRERKLAQVRSVAEAAQHVLLWPLPDRIGPLRTACLYLAAEEEAEIGGDLYAATRTEGGTRVMIGDVRGKGLAAIGEAALLLGAFREAAHQHTSLPALADALDQSVDRYQAEFSEPEGEVGERFVTALLLEISDDDHITRMTSCGHPPPLLLSPGHSVTVPSLHPAPPLGLGLMRPAHTLDVFTFQDGDTLVLYTDGVVEARDRAGEFYPFAQRAAQWTECNPKALLHHIRRDLLAHAGGRLGDDAALIAIHLPPAHHRDRTHGKLIHADD, from the coding sequence ATGGGAGGTGGGCAGCCCTTTGCCGGTTGGCGGCCATGGCAGTCGAGCCGTGCGTTGCTGGTGATCCCGTTCGCGCTCATCGTGGTGATCACGGTCGTGGACATCCTGGTCCCGGCCGACGTACACCTCGGTCCGCTGCTGGTCATCGCACCCGCGATCACCGCCTCGTTCGCCGGTCCCCGGCTGACCGGAGCGGTCGGGCTCCTCGCCGTGGCGGCCCAGGTGTACATCGGTTGGCACTTCGGCGCGCACTTCTCCCGCAACGTGGTCGTGCAGATCGTCGCGCTGGCGGTGCTCTCGTTTCTGATCGTGTGCTTCTGCGTGGTGCGGGAGCGGCGCGAAAGGAAGCTGGCGCAGGTGCGGTCGGTGGCCGAGGCCGCGCAGCACGTGCTGCTGTGGCCGCTCCCGGACCGGATCGGTCCACTGCGCACCGCCTGCCTGTACCTGGCCGCCGAGGAGGAGGCCGAGATCGGCGGTGACCTGTACGCGGCGACCCGTACCGAAGGCGGTACCCGAGTGATGATCGGGGACGTACGGGGCAAGGGCCTGGCGGCCATCGGAGAGGCCGCACTGCTCCTCGGCGCCTTCCGCGAGGCCGCCCACCAGCACACGTCCCTGCCCGCACTGGCCGACGCCCTGGATCAGAGCGTGGACCGCTACCAGGCAGAATTCTCCGAGCCGGAGGGGGAGGTCGGGGAACGTTTCGTCACCGCCCTGCTGCTGGAGATCTCCGACGACGACCACATCACCAGGATGACCAGCTGCGGGCACCCCCCGCCCCTGCTGCTCAGCCCCGGCCACTCCGTGACCGTCCCGAGCCTGCACCCCGCGCCTCCGCTGGGGCTCGGCCTGATGAGACCGGCCCACACCCTTGACGTGTTCACCTTCCAGGACGGCGACACCCTCGTCCTGTACACCGACGGCGTCGTCGAGGCCCGTGACCGGGCCGGTGAGTTCTATCCGTTCGCACAACGCGCGGCACAGTGGACCGAGTGCAACCCCAAGGCGCTCCTGCACCACATCCGGCGTGATCTCCTCGCTCACGCCGGCGGACGCCTCGGTGACGACGCCGCCCTCATTGCGATCCACCTACCACCCGCCCACCACCGGGACCGCACCCACGGAAAGCTCATCCACGCCGACGACTGA
- a CDS encoding SpoIIE family protein phosphatase, whose product MAPDTHHTEVGSPSGSPFAATRAAAAVMDACGVLVGWSAGAEELLGYEAAEVLGRPAASLLAAAGRAAVLTAAADMRHEAAQGWQVGAALRRKDGRDLAVALRAHPWVGPDDARFWLLLAAEEAETRRWEEDLAVLSGLFNQSPVGLLVSDTDLRCTRRNRALERMTGVPIGQRLGKRIGEALPDLNAAEIEATMKRVLATGEPVLDFIQRGLTPADPGREHVWSTGIFRLQDSEGTVLGLCHAVVDITDAHRARERMQLINEASIRIGTTLDVGRTAKELAEVALHRLADSVTVDLLDSVLRGDTPTPGPADQGLTLRRAAHETAFESVRPPKVLAVGELSRFAPASPQARCMADLEAKFIACLDLTAPWLDEDPTRAAIIRAIKVHSLIAVPLTARNVLMGVATFYRWRDPEHFDDDDVTLAAELVSRAALSMDNARRYTREHNTALALQRSLLPQRLPVLNAVEVAGRYQPAGSGTDLGGDWFDVIPLSGARVALVVGDVPGHGVQASATMGRLRAAVHTLADLDLPPDELLTHLDDLVARLTEEEGGGRDEPHADGPAIGATCLYAVYDPAERRCTLASAGHYPPAVAGPGGGVDFPEVPAGPPLGLGGLPFETTELDLAEGSLLVLYTNGLLMARDQDIDIGLDSLRHILSRPEPALEDVCDELTTALLPFRPPDDVALLVARTRALGPDRVASWDLPPDPAVVVDARAAATRQLDLWGLQELAYVAELVVSELVTNAIRYGKPPIRLRLIHDQNLICEVSDGNSTAPHLRRAQNDDEGGRGLFLVAQLTDHWGTRYVARGKIIWAELSLPR is encoded by the coding sequence ATGGCACCGGACACACACCACACCGAGGTCGGCAGTCCGTCCGGCAGTCCGTTCGCTGCGACTCGGGCGGCCGCAGCGGTGATGGACGCCTGCGGGGTGCTCGTCGGGTGGAGTGCGGGTGCAGAGGAGCTGCTGGGCTACGAAGCCGCCGAGGTTCTGGGGCGGCCTGCCGCGTCCCTGCTCGCCGCCGCCGGGCGCGCAGCGGTCCTCACGGCAGCCGCCGACATGCGCCACGAGGCGGCACAGGGGTGGCAGGTCGGTGCCGCACTGCGCCGCAAGGACGGGCGGGACCTGGCCGTGGCCCTGCGAGCACACCCGTGGGTGGGCCCCGACGACGCACGGTTCTGGCTGCTGCTGGCCGCCGAGGAGGCCGAGACACGGCGCTGGGAGGAAGACCTCGCGGTACTGTCCGGCCTGTTCAACCAGTCGCCGGTCGGCCTGTTGGTCTCCGACACCGATCTGCGCTGCACCCGGCGCAATCGGGCACTGGAGCGGATGACCGGTGTGCCGATCGGGCAGCGGCTGGGCAAACGGATCGGCGAGGCGCTGCCCGACCTGAACGCCGCCGAGATCGAGGCGACGATGAAACGCGTCCTGGCCACCGGCGAGCCGGTGCTCGACTTCATCCAACGCGGCCTCACTCCGGCCGATCCCGGCCGTGAGCACGTCTGGTCCACCGGGATCTTCCGGCTGCAGGACTCCGAGGGAACGGTGCTCGGACTGTGCCACGCGGTCGTCGACATCACCGATGCCCACCGGGCCAGGGAGCGGATGCAGCTGATCAACGAGGCGAGCATACGTATCGGCACCACCCTGGATGTGGGGCGGACCGCGAAGGAGCTGGCGGAGGTGGCGCTCCACCGGCTGGCGGACAGCGTGACGGTGGATCTGCTGGACTCGGTGCTCCGCGGCGACACGCCCACGCCCGGCCCGGCCGACCAGGGCCTCACATTGCGTCGGGCGGCCCACGAGACCGCTTTCGAGTCGGTGCGGCCACCGAAGGTGTTGGCCGTGGGCGAACTGAGCCGATTCGCTCCGGCCTCGCCGCAGGCCCGGTGCATGGCCGATCTCGAGGCGAAATTCATCGCTTGCCTGGACCTCACTGCGCCCTGGCTGGACGAGGATCCCACTCGAGCTGCGATCATCCGTGCCATCAAGGTCCACTCGCTCATCGCCGTACCCCTGACCGCGCGGAACGTCCTGATGGGCGTGGCCACGTTCTACCGGTGGCGGGATCCCGAGCACTTCGACGACGACGACGTCACCCTGGCCGCCGAACTTGTCTCCCGGGCCGCCCTCTCCATGGACAACGCCCGCCGCTACACGCGCGAACACAACACCGCCCTGGCCCTGCAGCGCAGCCTGCTCCCGCAACGCCTGCCGGTGCTCAACGCGGTGGAGGTCGCAGGCCGCTACCAGCCCGCCGGCTCGGGCACCGATCTGGGCGGTGACTGGTTCGATGTGATCCCGCTGTCCGGGGCCCGGGTCGCCCTGGTGGTGGGGGACGTGCCCGGGCACGGTGTACAGGCCTCCGCCACCATGGGGCGGCTGCGCGCCGCGGTTCACACCCTGGCCGACCTGGACCTGCCGCCCGACGAGCTGCTCACCCACCTCGACGACCTGGTGGCCCGCCTCACCGAGGAGGAAGGCGGGGGCCGCGACGAACCCCACGCCGACGGGCCCGCGATCGGGGCAACCTGTCTGTACGCGGTGTACGACCCCGCCGAGCGGCGCTGCACGCTCGCCAGTGCCGGCCACTATCCGCCCGCTGTGGCGGGCCCCGGCGGCGGCGTCGACTTCCCGGAGGTTCCCGCAGGGCCTCCGCTGGGTCTGGGGGGACTGCCGTTCGAGACGACCGAACTGGACCTTGCCGAGGGCAGCCTGCTCGTCCTGTACACCAACGGGCTGCTCATGGCCCGGGACCAGGACATCGACATCGGCCTGGACTCGCTGCGCCACATCCTGTCCCGGCCGGAGCCCGCGCTCGAGGACGTCTGCGACGAGCTGACCACGGCGCTGCTGCCGTTCCGGCCTCCGGACGATGTCGCGCTGCTGGTCGCCCGTACCCGCGCACTCGGCCCGGACCGCGTGGCCTCCTGGGATCTGCCGCCGGATCCCGCCGTCGTCGTGGACGCGCGGGCAGCGGCCACCCGGCAGCTGGACCTGTGGGGGCTGCAGGAGCTGGCGTACGTCGCCGAACTGGTCGTCAGCGAGCTGGTCACCAACGCCATCCGCTACGGCAAGCCGCCCATCCGGCTACGTCTGATCCACGATCAGAACCTCATCTGCGAAGTGTCCGACGGCAACAGCACGGCCCCGCATCTGCGCCGGGCCCAGAACGACGACGAGGGCGGTCGCGGCCTGTTCCTCGTCGCCCAGCTCACCGACCACTGGGGCACCCGCTACGTGGCACGCGGCAAGATCATCTGGGCCGAGCTGTCCCTTCCTCGATGA
- a CDS encoding VOC family protein: MTPTGHVMPVCGTPCWVNLMTRNLHATQDFYSAVLGWEFRPGSLGTGFSVASAHGQPVAGLGEVAPGRPVAGSWTPYFAVADVDVTAARVRERGGTVAVGPVRFGLGRGAVAADRDGAVFGFWQGRALRWSDEHGNPPAFLELRTRDAFDAAMFYAQIFDWASGDPGGCEVAYAYENDTVTVRQVKNTVATVRGGGVGESPDPRVRPRWHVHFRVDDVEPAIAAAREAGGTATPPAPSPGGGTESVISDPGGGLFTVSTGSVPAGPVTRKGPVGHGGR; this comes from the coding sequence ATGACGCCCACAGGGCACGTCATGCCGGTGTGCGGAACACCGTGCTGGGTCAATCTCATGACCCGTAACCTGCACGCCACGCAGGACTTCTACTCGGCCGTTCTGGGATGGGAGTTCCGGCCGGGCAGCCTGGGAACGGGCTTCTCGGTCGCCTCCGCCCACGGGCAGCCGGTGGCCGGGCTGGGTGAGGTGGCGCCCGGCCGGCCGGTGGCCGGGTCGTGGACCCCGTACTTCGCCGTGGCGGACGTGGACGTCACCGCGGCCCGGGTGCGTGAGCGCGGCGGCACCGTCGCCGTCGGCCCGGTGCGATTCGGCCTGGGCCGGGGCGCGGTGGCAGCCGACCGCGACGGGGCCGTCTTCGGCTTCTGGCAAGGCCGCGCCCTTCGCTGGTCGGACGAGCACGGCAACCCGCCGGCCTTTCTCGAGCTACGTACCCGGGACGCCTTCGACGCCGCCATGTTCTACGCCCAGATCTTCGACTGGGCCTCCGGCGACCCCGGCGGTTGCGAGGTCGCCTACGCCTACGAGAACGACACCGTCACCGTGCGGCAGGTCAAGAACACCGTGGCCACCGTGCGCGGCGGCGGCGTCGGGGAATCTCCCGACCCCCGCGTGCGGCCACGCTGGCACGTGCACTTCCGGGTCGACGACGTGGAACCGGCCATCGCCGCCGCACGCGAGGCAGGAGGAACCGCCACCCCTCCGGCTCCGTCCCCGGGCGGCGGGACCGAGTCCGTCATCAGCGACCCCGGCGGAGGTCTCTTCACCGTTTCCACCGGGTCGGTGCCGGCCGGGCCGGTGACCAGGAAGGGCCCCGTCGGACACGGCGGACGATAA
- a CDS encoding DUF2795 domain-containing protein: MERGSSQVSPWVDDERKHALKDYLRSGHPTHTVESYDPEPAADDDVTVDVGGPVPPPGAGRDRARAEAEAGRLRSDLARHLNRSDFPADRTSLLRTLTEEHVPDPLLEAVRDLPADERYGNAGQIVRALGYRPRV, from the coding sequence ATGGAGCGAGGAAGCAGCCAGGTCAGTCCGTGGGTGGACGACGAGAGAAAGCACGCGCTCAAGGACTATCTGAGGTCCGGACACCCCACCCACACGGTGGAGTCGTACGACCCCGAGCCCGCGGCCGACGACGATGTGACGGTGGACGTCGGCGGTCCCGTCCCGCCGCCCGGTGCAGGCAGGGACCGGGCGCGTGCCGAGGCCGAGGCCGGACGGCTCAGGTCCGACCTGGCACGTCATCTGAACCGCAGCGACTTCCCCGCCGACCGCACGTCACTCCTGCGGACCCTGACCGAGGAGCATGTGCCGGACCCACTGCTGGAAGCCGTACGGGACCTGCCCGCGGACGAGCGGTACGGGAACGCCGGGCAGATCGTCCGGGCGCTCGGCTACCGGCCCCGCGTGTGA